TGTACCGCCCGGGGTTATCTCGGATGCAGCTTCTGCTGTATTCAAGATAGCCCTTATTTGATATGGTAATAGGATAAGACTATTTCCGTACCCGGGGGATGATGATATGACTGCGTTCACACTGCTGGTAGATAAGCCTGTACATCTGGAGATGACCGGCAAATTCGTGGCCCCCTCAGCGGAGTGGATTCACTTAAGCCGGATTTTGCAGGATTATGAGCTGATCGTTATGACCGAAGGCGTGCTGTACCTGGCGGGTGACAACCAGCAGTTCGCCGTGTCCAAAGGCGAGTTCCTGCTCCTGCCTCCGCTTACCAGACAATACGGGTACAAGTCTTCGGACTGTAGCTTTTATTGGCTGCATTTTCATGCTGCGAACGGCAGTCAGACTGCGGGCCCTGCTCCGTTAACTGACGATAAAGAAGGATATGTAATTCACCTGCCCCAATTCGGAACTCTGCGGAATGTGGAGAAAATCATCGTCATGATGAAGCAGCTCCAGGATTCGGTGCGGAGCTATAATCAGACGGTGCTGGGTAACTATATGTCTACCGTTATTCTGTGCGAGTTGTACAGCCAGACCCTTCCAACCGATGCCGATCCGTTCAAAAGAACCAAGCAGGAGCAGCTCTACCACGATATTGTAGACTACATCAAATGGAGCCGCAGTGAGCATATTAAGGTATCCCAGATCGCCGCCTATTTCGGCTATAACGAGAAGTATCTCTCCCATCTGTTCACTGTCATTTCCGGGATCTCCCTGAAGCAATATATTCTGCAGCAGAAGATGGAGTTGGCGAAATTCCTGCTGACCGACACCAACCAGAACGTCAGTGAAGTCTCATTGCAGCTAGGCTATAAGGATTGTCATAACTTCATGA
The window above is part of the Paenibacillus sp. FSL H8-0048 genome. Proteins encoded here:
- a CDS encoding AraC family transcriptional regulator, translated to MTAFTLLVDKPVHLEMTGKFVAPSAEWIHLSRILQDYELIVMTEGVLYLAGDNQQFAVSKGEFLLLPPLTRQYGYKSSDCSFYWLHFHAANGSQTAGPAPLTDDKEGYVIHLPQFGTLRNVEKIIVMMKQLQDSVRSYNQTVLGNYMSTVILCELYSQTLPTDADPFKRTKQEQLYHDIVDYIKWSRSEHIKVSQIAAYFGYNEKYLSHLFTVISGISLKQYILQQKMELAKFLLTDTNQNVSEVSLQLGYKDCHNFMKSFKKIVGLTPTGFRNAYAKRLLFYE